A genomic window from Cloacibacillus evryensis DSM 19522 includes:
- a CDS encoding ribonuclease HII: protein MAAFIIAGTDEAGRGPLAGPVVAAAAVLTPEQRELLLAAGLRDSKKLTPKRREALFEKICRTGVVWRAQAACARRIDRINILQASLWCMRRSVERLSVSPSLVLVDGSMAIPGLSVPQKPVIKGDDRVPAIAAASVIAKVLRDRVMEAMDRIYPRYSFASHKGYPSALHKSLIAEYGPSPIHRLSFRGVLADDDKTFS, encoded by the coding sequence GTGGCCGCATTTATCATTGCGGGGACAGACGAGGCGGGGCGCGGTCCTCTTGCGGGACCGGTGGTCGCCGCCGCTGCGGTGCTGACGCCGGAACAGCGGGAACTGCTGCTCGCCGCGGGGCTCCGCGATTCAAAAAAGCTGACGCCTAAGCGCCGGGAGGCGCTTTTTGAAAAGATATGCCGCACCGGCGTGGTCTGGCGGGCGCAGGCCGCCTGTGCCAGGCGCATCGACAGGATAAATATCCTTCAGGCCTCGCTCTGGTGCATGAGGCGTTCCGTTGAAAGGCTGTCGGTCTCGCCGTCGCTCGTGCTTGTTGACGGCAGCATGGCGATACCCGGCCTATCGGTGCCGCAGAAGCCGGTGATCAAGGGAGACGACCGCGTCCCCGCGATCGCCGCCGCCTCGGTGATCGCGAAGGTGCTGCGCGACCGCGTGATGGAGGCCATGGACCGCATATATCCCAGGTACTCCTTCGCCAGCCACAAGGGTTATCCCAGCGCGCTGCACAAGAGCCTGATCGCGGAATACGGGCCGTCACCGATACACAGACTCTCTTTCAGAGGGGTGCTTGCCGACGATGACAAAACGTTCTCTTGA
- the trmFO gene encoding methylenetetrahydrofolate--tRNA-(uracil(54)-C(5))-methyltransferase (FADH(2)-oxidizing) TrmFO, translated as MKPTCDVTVAGGGLAGSEAAWQLAERGVRVRICEMRPLKMTPAHETPLLGELVCSNSLGGDRPTTPAGILKAELKRMGSLIMRCAEASRVPAGNALAVDREVFAHLIDSSVANHPNIELAREELTEIPEEPAIIATGPLTSAPMARALAALTGEDFLYFYDAVAPIVDVSTVDMTKAFRANRYGTEGDYINCPMNEEEYAVFWKELVNAETAPRHDFEEEQMRHFDGCLPVEVIAKRGEKTLLFGPLRPVGFEAANGGEEPCAVVQLRQDNEDGTLFNIVGFQTNLKWGEQERVFRLIPALREAEFVRKGVMHRNLFVCAPKVLDPYLRFNGREALFIAGQASGVEGYMESTAMGLAAAIFAYLRLSGRPMIDFPPETAVGSLLNYLRTALPKSFQPMNVNLGIFPRLHGKKIRKRTERCEAYAARSLAAVEKLIAENKGLFPDQ; from the coding sequence ATGAAACCGACATGTGATGTGACCGTAGCCGGCGGCGGACTTGCCGGCTCCGAAGCCGCCTGGCAGCTTGCGGAGCGCGGCGTGCGCGTCCGCATCTGCGAAATGCGCCCCCTAAAGATGACCCCCGCGCACGAGACGCCGCTGCTCGGCGAGCTCGTCTGCAGCAATTCCCTCGGCGGCGACAGGCCGACGACCCCGGCCGGCATCCTGAAGGCAGAACTTAAACGTATGGGCAGCCTCATCATGCGCTGCGCGGAGGCGAGCCGCGTACCAGCCGGCAACGCGCTTGCGGTGGACCGGGAGGTCTTCGCGCATCTCATCGACAGCAGCGTCGCTAACCACCCGAATATCGAGCTGGCGCGCGAAGAACTGACGGAGATACCCGAAGAGCCGGCGATAATCGCCACGGGGCCGCTCACAAGCGCGCCGATGGCGCGGGCGCTCGCGGCGCTCACGGGAGAGGATTTCCTTTATTTTTACGACGCGGTCGCGCCGATCGTCGACGTAAGCACCGTTGATATGACTAAAGCCTTTCGCGCCAACCGTTACGGCACGGAGGGGGACTATATAAACTGCCCAATGAACGAAGAAGAGTACGCTGTCTTCTGGAAGGAACTCGTCAATGCCGAGACCGCGCCGCGCCATGATTTTGAGGAAGAGCAGATGCGCCATTTTGACGGCTGCCTGCCGGTAGAGGTCATCGCCAAGCGCGGTGAGAAGACGCTGCTGTTCGGCCCGCTGCGCCCGGTAGGTTTCGAGGCGGCGAACGGCGGCGAAGAGCCCTGCGCCGTCGTACAGCTGCGTCAGGACAACGAGGACGGGACCCTGTTCAACATCGTAGGTTTTCAGACAAACCTGAAATGGGGCGAACAGGAACGCGTGTTCAGGCTCATCCCAGCGCTCAGAGAGGCCGAATTTGTACGCAAGGGCGTGATGCACCGCAACCTCTTCGTCTGCGCTCCGAAGGTGCTTGACCCTTACCTTCGCTTCAACGGGCGCGAGGCGCTCTTTATCGCCGGGCAAGCATCCGGCGTGGAGGGATACATGGAGAGCACGGCGATGGGGCTTGCCGCGGCGATATTCGCATATTTGCGGCTCAGCGGCCGGCCGATGATCGATTTTCCGCCGGAGACCGCTGTCGGCTCCCTTCTGAACTATCTGAGGACGGCGCTGCCGAAGAGCTTCCAGCCGATGAACGTCAACCTTGGCATCTTCCCGCGCCTGCACGGGAAAAAAATACGCAAAAGGACCGAACGCTGCGAGGCTTATGCAGCGCGCTCCCTGGCCGCCGTGGAAAAACTGATCGCGGAAAATAAGGGATTGTTTCCGGATCAATAG
- a CDS encoding YraN family protein: MTKRSLEYALKSEAGCGGAPAAKRAAAEPPRAPHLAKGRMGEDIAAEYLTGHGFKILDRNVKIGRCEVDIIARDGDELVFAEVRTRSEGWMMSPAESVGPKKLANLQYAGRAWTEGRNYDGFWRVDLVAVTLAEGREPLIEHLRDITEPII, translated from the coding sequence ATGACAAAACGTTCTCTTGAATACGCGCTGAAGAGCGAAGCCGGGTGCGGCGGCGCTCCCGCCGCGAAACGTGCGGCGGCGGAGCCTCCCCGGGCTCCGCATCTCGCCAAGGGGCGCATGGGCGAGGATATCGCGGCCGAATATCTCACCGGACACGGTTTTAAAATACTGGACAGAAATGTAAAGATCGGGCGCTGCGAGGTAGACATCATCGCCAGGGACGGGGACGAACTGGTCTTCGCCGAGGTGCGCACGCGCAGCGAGGGATGGATGATGTCTCCCGCGGAAAGCGTCGGACCAAAGAAGCTCGCCAACCTCCAATATGCCGGACGCGCCTGGACCGAAGGGCGTAATTATGACGGCTTCTGGCGCGTCGACTTGGTCGCCGTGACCCTGGCAGAGGGACGAGAGCCGTTGATAGAACACCTGCGCGATATAACGGAGCCGATAATATGA
- a CDS encoding YlqF/YawG family GTPase, with product MPRTVWYPGHMAKGRRQLEALAADIDLLIEVRDARAPRLTSSPMLSLFAPKIETMVVLSKADLADDRITKLWVEHLRREGLTAWPLDLRKGGMSRIIKNLTDKKPAFRDLRMAVVGTPNVGKSMLINQLVGRKAAPVGGIPGITKGVSWFKGQGFLLVDSPGILDPHSDARAHRLISWIGSSRGQVIGNLEEHAKDCIKFMIDKGLWRGVEAAWGIKPEGPPNDILENIGRRLGKLKAGGTVDMEAAGRVFIDSFATGKLGRMSLEKPQDPPLWESL from the coding sequence ATGCCGCGCACCGTCTGGTATCCGGGGCATATGGCGAAGGGCAGGCGTCAGCTGGAAGCGCTTGCCGCCGACATCGACCTGCTGATAGAGGTACGCGACGCCCGCGCGCCGCGCCTCACCTCCTCGCCGATGCTTTCGCTCTTTGCGCCGAAGATAGAGACGATGGTCGTGCTCTCGAAGGCCGACCTGGCCGACGACAGGATAACGAAGCTATGGGTGGAGCATTTGAGGAGAGAGGGGCTGACCGCTTGGCCCCTCGATCTGCGTAAGGGCGGTATGAGCCGCATAATAAAAAATCTCACCGACAAAAAGCCCGCCTTTCGCGATCTGCGGATGGCGGTCGTCGGCACGCCGAACGTCGGCAAGTCGATGCTGATCAATCAGCTTGTGGGGCGCAAGGCGGCCCCTGTGGGCGGCATCCCCGGCATCACGAAGGGCGTCTCCTGGTTCAAGGGACAGGGCTTCCTGCTTGTGGACTCGCCCGGGATACTTGACCCGCACAGCGACGCGCGCGCGCACCGGCTGATCTCATGGATAGGTTCTTCGCGCGGTCAGGTTATCGGAAACCTGGAAGAACACGCTAAAGACTGTATAAAATTTATGATAGACAAGGGGCTCTGGCGCGGTGTTGAGGCCGCGTGGGGCATAAAGCCGGAGGGCCCTCCGAACGATATTCTGGAAAATATAGGCCGCCGCCTTGGAAAGCTTAAGGCGGGCGGGACCGTTGACATGGAGGCCGCGGGACGCGTCTTTATCGATTCGTTCGCGACCGGCAAACTCGGGCGGATGAGTCTCGAAAAGCCTCAAGACCCGCCGCTGTGGGAGAGCCTGTAG
- the topA gene encoding type I DNA topoisomerase, giving the protein MAAKKTVEQEEAAPREIKKSAKSASAKKETKAETVKKTAKTTKTAKTSAGTTAKKKAPGTKSTTKTSRSQKFSQYDGKTLVVVESPAKAKTLEKILGARYKVLASVGHVRDLPKGRLAIDIEHDFDPEYIQVRGKADLIKTLKGASAVSKRTLLASDPDREGEAIAWHLASLLDIDTRQQCRIRMHEITEHGVKSAIAEPDTINMELVEAQQARRVLDRLVGYELSPLLWYKVQRGLSAGRVQSVALRIVCEREEEIERFIPEEYWLMDVDAKSLDKKRGYKLRVEKYQNKPLTINNEEEALKIEGEIRAGKLTVDDFSTKESKKQPNPPFKTSTLQQEASRRCGFAPKRTMRIAQALYEGIEIPGRGPTGLITYMRTDSLRLAPEALEASRAFIANSFGGDYLPDRPNEYMPKGKAQDAHEAIRATDPMLTPESVKDYLTPEQYRLYELIWSRFIASQMRDAVVARTNLLCSSSGYQMKQSGVVVTFDGWGRVYPLGIKDVTMEPAVKGEELSIENTIKEQKFTQPLPRYTEAGLVKALEEKGIGRPSTYATIIDTLSLRGYVDRGEEDKKLIPTKLGRLVNNFLVRYFSSIINEGFTATMEKELDQIESGDIEWKKLMADFWRGFKPVVDEVSAHGESMRPEPELIGEKCPECGHDLIIKRGRFGEFIACTGYPECKYTRKIVKTTGIKCPKCGEGELIRRKATKGKMKGRFFYGCERYPDCDYVSWKKPGKDGAAGEEGSPATETNETDM; this is encoded by the coding sequence ATGGCTGCAAAAAAAACCGTGGAACAGGAAGAAGCAGCACCCCGTGAGATAAAAAAAAGCGCTAAAAGCGCCTCCGCAAAGAAAGAGACTAAGGCTGAAACTGTGAAAAAGACGGCCAAAACAACAAAGACCGCTAAAACGAGCGCCGGCACGACGGCGAAAAAAAAGGCGCCGGGGACGAAAAGCACGACAAAAACCTCCCGCAGCCAGAAATTTTCTCAGTATGACGGCAAGACGCTGGTGGTGGTCGAGTCTCCCGCGAAGGCCAAGACGCTTGAAAAGATACTCGGCGCGCGCTATAAAGTGCTTGCGAGCGTGGGACATGTGCGAGACCTGCCGAAGGGCCGCCTTGCGATCGACATCGAGCATGACTTCGACCCTGAATATATCCAGGTACGCGGCAAAGCCGACCTGATAAAGACGCTCAAAGGCGCTTCCGCTGTGAGCAAACGCACGCTGCTTGCCTCCGACCCCGACCGCGAGGGAGAGGCGATCGCCTGGCACCTTGCCTCTCTGCTCGACATCGACACGCGGCAGCAGTGCCGCATCAGGATGCACGAGATCACGGAGCATGGCGTGAAGAGCGCCATCGCCGAGCCTGACACGATAAATATGGAGCTCGTCGAGGCCCAGCAGGCGCGCCGCGTGCTCGACCGGCTCGTCGGATATGAACTGAGCCCGCTTCTCTGGTACAAAGTCCAGCGCGGACTCTCCGCCGGACGCGTCCAGTCCGTGGCGCTGCGGATCGTCTGTGAGCGCGAGGAAGAGATCGAACGCTTCATCCCCGAAGAATACTGGCTCATGGACGTCGATGCGAAAAGCCTTGATAAAAAACGGGGCTACAAGCTTCGCGTTGAAAAATATCAAAACAAGCCTCTGACGATAAACAACGAGGAAGAGGCGCTCAAGATAGAGGGCGAGATCCGCGCCGGCAAGCTGACGGTCGACGACTTCAGCACGAAAGAGAGCAAAAAACAGCCGAACCCGCCGTTCAAGACCAGCACTCTGCAGCAGGAGGCCTCCCGCCGCTGCGGCTTCGCGCCTAAGCGCACGATGCGCATCGCGCAGGCGCTCTACGAGGGCATCGAAATACCGGGGCGCGGCCCGACGGGGCTCATCACCTACATGCGCACCGACAGCCTGCGGCTCGCGCCCGAGGCGCTGGAAGCCTCGCGGGCCTTCATCGCGAACAGCTTCGGCGGGGACTACCTGCCCGACAGGCCGAACGAATACATGCCGAAGGGCAAGGCACAGGACGCCCACGAGGCGATACGCGCGACCGACCCCATGCTCACGCCCGAGTCCGTCAAAGATTATCTGACCCCGGAACAGTACAGGCTCTACGAGCTGATATGGAGCCGTTTCATCGCCAGCCAGATGAGGGACGCCGTCGTGGCGCGCACAAACCTGTTATGCTCATCCTCCGGTTATCAGATGAAACAGTCAGGAGTCGTCGTCACTTTTGACGGCTGGGGGCGCGTCTATCCGCTCGGCATCAAGGACGTTACGATGGAGCCCGCGGTGAAGGGCGAGGAGCTCTCGATCGAAAACACAATCAAAGAGCAGAAATTCACGCAGCCGCTGCCGCGTTACACCGAGGCCGGACTTGTCAAGGCGCTCGAAGAAAAGGGCATCGGACGCCCCTCCACGTACGCGACGATAATCGACACTCTTTCGCTGCGCGGCTACGTAGACCGCGGCGAAGAGGATAAGAAGCTGATCCCGACGAAACTGGGGAGGCTTGTCAACAATTTTCTTGTAAGATACTTCTCCTCGATCATCAACGAGGGCTTCACGGCGACGATGGAGAAGGAGCTTGACCAGATCGAATCCGGAGATATCGAGTGGAAGAAGCTGATGGCCGATTTCTGGCGCGGTTTTAAACCGGTCGTCGATGAGGTCTCGGCACATGGCGAAAGCATGAGGCCGGAGCCGGAACTGATCGGCGAAAAATGTCCCGAATGCGGGCACGACCTCATCATAAAACGCGGGCGTTTCGGGGAATTCATCGCCTGCACCGGCTATCCCGAATGCAAATATACGAGAAAGATAGTGAAAACGACCGGCATAAAATGTCCGAAATGCGGCGAGGGCGAACTGATCCGCCGTAAGGCGACGAAGGGCAAGATGAAGGGCCGTTTCTTCTATGGCTGCGAACGTTATCCGGACTGCGACTACGTCTCCTGGAAGAAGCCCGGCAAAGATGGCGCGGCCGGGGAAGAGGGATCGCCGGCAACGGAGACAAATGAAACCGACATGTGA
- the dapF gene encoding diaminopimelate epimerase yields the protein MINCSKMNGNGNDFLVIDNMSLALGAAALADAARLACRRREAIGADGILAAEPSESADFKMRLFNRDGSEGEMCGNGARCIARFAFEKGIVKSNDMTFETLGGSVRAAARGDRVTLDLAPVSVAEAVVDAHAEVDGFEFNYTFITVGVPHAVIFERERSRSFADYAPIGRAIRNRLDLFPEGTNVNFVLPSLERTGVLDVITYERGVEDMTLSCGTGSTASAIAGLLLGITGERVEVINPGGVNRVSLEFSGSDLISPRLEGGALMIAEITILPEALR from the coding sequence ATGATAAATTGTTCTAAGATGAATGGGAACGGAAATGATTTTCTTGTCATAGATAACATGTCGCTTGCGCTTGGCGCGGCGGCGCTTGCCGATGCCGCGCGCCTGGCCTGCCGCCGCCGCGAGGCGATCGGCGCGGACGGCATCCTTGCCGCCGAACCGTCGGAGAGCGCCGATTTTAAGATGCGCCTCTTCAACCGCGACGGCTCGGAGGGAGAGATGTGCGGAAACGGCGCGCGCTGTATCGCGCGCTTCGCCTTTGAAAAGGGGATCGTGAAGTCAAATGATATGACCTTCGAGACGCTGGGCGGCAGCGTCCGCGCGGCGGCGCGCGGCGACCGCGTGACGCTCGACCTCGCGCCGGTATCGGTGGCGGAGGCCGTCGTAGACGCCCATGCCGAAGTCGACGGTTTTGAATTCAACTATACTTTTATTACCGTCGGCGTGCCCCACGCGGTGATCTTCGAGAGGGAACGCAGCCGCTCCTTTGCGGACTATGCCCCTATCGGGCGCGCGATACGCAACAGGCTCGACCTCTTCCCTGAGGGGACGAACGTCAATTTCGTGCTCCCGAGCCTTGAGCGCACCGGCGTGCTCGACGTGATTACCTACGAACGGGGCGTGGAGGACATGACGCTTTCCTGCGGCACCGGTTCGACGGCCAGCGCGATCGCGGGGCTGCTGCTGGGTATCACGGGAGAGCGTGTCGAAGTGATAAATCCAGGCGGCGTGAACCGCGTAAGCCTGGAGTTCTCCGGAAGCGACCTGATATCCCCGCGGCTTGAGGGCGGCGCGTTGATGATCGCGGAGATAACGATCCTCCCCGAGGCGCTGCGCTGA
- a CDS encoding YifB family Mg chelatase-like AAA ATPase codes for MNNVSGLTLRGVKGVPVEVEVEITGGLFSISVVGLADTAVKEARERVRAALRAAGVNIRGRVSINLAPADVPKEGALLDLPIAVAMASASGYISVPAPSLFIGELALDGRLRGVRGAVPAAFFAKENNIELFIPADNAAEVSLVEGARAYAVEDLRELFAHLRGERRLEPIAARKIEDVPAPADPDFADIKGQAAAKRALEIAAAGHHNVLFVGSPGSGKTLLARALKGILPPLTDAEMMEVVLLRSTAGLGFELSRERPFRSVHHTASAVSICGGGSALRPGEISLASRGVLFLDEFPEFQRDVIEALRQPLEDGSITVSRAAGSVVYPAKVLVVAACNPCPCGFAGDGEKQCVCTPASLERYRRKLSGPILDRIDLHVAVPRLTPEELVSLGGDCGERSERVRARVSAARKIQAERWSRFGFQCNSEIPEKFLRRNASMRPEVRSFILEALKGVKLSGRGLSRVLRVARTIADLEGAAQIEVKHVAEAVSYREGEATAWMTA; via the coding sequence ATGAACAACGTTTCGGGGCTGACGCTGCGCGGAGTGAAGGGCGTCCCTGTCGAAGTCGAGGTCGAGATCACAGGGGGGCTCTTCTCGATATCGGTGGTCGGCCTGGCCGACACCGCCGTCAAAGAGGCGCGCGAGAGGGTGCGCGCCGCGCTTCGCGCCGCCGGCGTCAACATAAGAGGGCGCGTGTCGATAAATCTCGCTCCCGCCGACGTCCCCAAGGAGGGGGCGTTGCTCGATCTGCCGATCGCCGTCGCCATGGCCTCCGCCTCCGGATATATTTCCGTCCCCGCCCCGTCGCTCTTCATCGGCGAGCTGGCGCTCGACGGAAGGCTGCGCGGTGTCAGAGGGGCCGTGCCGGCCGCTTTCTTTGCCAAAGAAAATAATATCGAGCTTTTTATCCCCGCGGATAACGCCGCCGAGGTCTCCCTCGTCGAGGGCGCGCGCGCCTACGCCGTGGAGGATCTGCGCGAGCTTTTCGCGCATCTGCGCGGCGAGAGGCGGCTTGAACCGATAGCCGCCCGTAAAATAGAGGATGTCCCGGCCCCCGCCGATCCCGATTTTGCCGACATCAAGGGGCAGGCCGCCGCTAAACGCGCTCTGGAGATAGCGGCGGCCGGCCATCACAACGTACTGTTCGTCGGCTCCCCCGGTTCGGGAAAGACGCTGCTGGCCCGCGCCCTGAAGGGCATATTGCCGCCGCTTACCGACGCGGAGATGATGGAGGTCGTCCTCCTGCGCAGCACGGCCGGGCTCGGCTTCGAGCTCAGCCGCGAGCGCCCCTTTCGTTCCGTGCACCACACCGCGAGCGCCGTCTCGATCTGCGGCGGCGGCTCCGCGCTACGCCCCGGCGAGATAAGCCTTGCCTCGCGCGGCGTGCTTTTTCTTGATGAATTTCCCGAATTTCAGCGCGACGTGATCGAGGCGCTGCGGCAGCCGCTTGAGGACGGCTCGATCACGGTGAGCCGCGCGGCCGGCAGCGTCGTCTATCCGGCAAAGGTCCTCGTCGTCGCGGCCTGCAATCCATGCCCCTGCGGATTCGCGGGAGACGGAGAGAAGCAGTGCGTCTGCACCCCCGCCTCTCTTGAGCGCTACCGGCGAAAGCTGTCCGGTCCGATCCTGGACAGGATCGACCTGCATGTGGCGGTCCCGCGCCTCACCCCCGAAGAACTCGTTTCACTCGGCGGAGACTGCGGGGAACGCAGCGAGAGGGTGCGCGCGCGCGTCTCCGCGGCGCGTAAGATACAGGCGGAACGCTGGTCGCGCTTTGGTTTTCAATGCAACTCCGAGATACCGGAAAAATTCCTGCGCCGCAACGCCTCTATGAGGCCGGAGGTGCGCTCGTTCATTTTAGAGGCGCTCAAGGGTGTCAAACTCTCCGGCCGCGGCCTTTCGCGCGTGCTGCGCGTGGCGCGGACGATCGCCGACCTTGAGGGCGCGGCGCAGATAGAGGTAAAGCATGTCGCCGAGGCGGTAAGCTACCGCGAAGGGGAGGCCACCGCATGGATGACCGCCTGA
- the dprA gene encoding DNA-processing protein DprA: MDDRLKMMLLLNSVNANAAALAKFLLRGAEPRELWNPAKTDVAQEVFSEKSLAKIRAANDAAWAERELERAGKLGARLLTVDDGDYPQELFDLKDAPLVLYWKGGAKKLPDKKKIGVVGTRRMSRYGREVSMRIGAACAKHDIILISGGAWGVDGCSQEACCGGGGETFAVLGTGIDLVYPAANKKLFERIAERGALISEFPLGANGEPWHFPQRNRIVAALSEKVVVVEAPLKSGSMITARLALELGREIWAVPGQIYGANSEGTNRLIYDGAYPYIGEEIFLDACGIDIAASPPEKKGPEGAGISGEEKRIFNFLAENGAMTIDNLSLAVKMSPADLLKNIALLSAKGIVFMSAPGRYSVKGNL; encoded by the coding sequence ATGGATGACCGCCTGAAGATGATGCTGCTTCTAAACAGCGTCAACGCCAACGCCGCCGCGCTCGCGAAATTCCTTTTGCGCGGGGCCGAGCCGCGCGAGCTCTGGAATCCGGCAAAAACAGACGTCGCTCAAGAGGTCTTCAGCGAAAAGAGCCTCGCGAAAATACGCGCCGCCAACGACGCCGCCTGGGCGGAGCGCGAGCTTGAGCGCGCCGGTAAGCTTGGCGCGCGGCTGCTGACGGTGGACGACGGCGACTATCCGCAAGAGCTGTTTGACCTTAAAGACGCCCCTCTGGTGCTCTACTGGAAAGGCGGCGCAAAAAAACTGCCCGATAAAAAGAAAATCGGCGTCGTCGGCACCCGCCGCATGAGCCGCTACGGCAGAGAGGTCTCTATGCGTATAGGGGCCGCCTGCGCGAAACATGATATCATACTGATAAGCGGCGGCGCCTGGGGCGTCGACGGCTGTTCGCAGGAGGCCTGCTGCGGCGGCGGAGGGGAGACCTTCGCCGTGCTTGGCACCGGCATCGATCTGGTCTACCCCGCGGCCAATAAAAAACTGTTTGAGCGGATCGCCGAACGCGGCGCGCTGATATCCGAGTTTCCTCTCGGAGCGAACGGCGAGCCGTGGCACTTTCCTCAGCGCAACCGGATAGTCGCCGCGCTCTCGGAAAAGGTCGTGGTGGTGGAGGCCCCGCTCAAAAGCGGATCGATGATCACGGCGCGTCTCGCGCTGGAACTCGGCCGCGAGATATGGGCAGTGCCGGGGCAGATATACGGCGCCAATTCTGAGGGAACGAACCGCCTGATATACGACGGGGCTTACCCATATATCGGCGAGGAGATATTCCTCGACGCCTGCGGCATTGACATTGCCGCCTCGCCGCCGGAAAAGAAAGGCCCGGAAGGCGCGGGGATATCCGGCGAAGAGAAGAGAATTTTCAATTTTCTCGCGGAAAACGGGGCGATGACGATTGACAACCTATCGCTTGCCGTTAAAATGAGCCCCGCTGACCTTTTAAAAAATATTGCACTCTTATCCGCAAAAGGGATTGTTTTTATGTCCGCGCCTGGACGATACAGCGTAAAGGGTAATTTGTAA
- the lepB gene encoding signal peptidase I yields the protein MAKPWWRETIETVLWAVVLALILRTFVVQAFWIPSGSMIPTLEIGDRVLVLKFWYHLPKVEPKRGDIVVFKYPVDPRRDFVKRIIGLPGDKVEMRNGTVYVNDNELFEPYVKNTDTYNMAPVTVPPDSYFCLGDNRPNSQDGRFWGFVPANFVRGPAVFRYWPLNRIGLLD from the coding sequence ATGGCCAAACCCTGGTGGCGTGAAACTATAGAGACTGTTTTATGGGCGGTGGTGCTCGCTCTGATCCTGCGGACCTTCGTTGTCCAGGCCTTTTGGATTCCGAGCGGTTCGATGATACCGACGCTGGAGATCGGAGACAGGGTGCTGGTGCTGAAGTTCTGGTATCATCTGCCGAAGGTCGAGCCAAAGCGCGGCGACATCGTCGTCTTCAAGTATCCTGTGGACCCGCGGCGCGATTTTGTGAAGCGTATCATCGGACTGCCGGGCGACAAGGTGGAGATGAGGAACGGTACCGTCTATGTGAATGACAATGAACTCTTCGAGCCCTATGTAAAAAATACCGACACTTACAACATGGCTCCCGTCACCGTGCCGCCGGACAGCTATTTTTGCCTCGGCGACAACCGCCCCAACTCGCAGGACGGGCGCTTTTGGGGCTTTGTCCCCGCGAACTTCGTGCGCGGCCCGGCCGTCTTCCGTTACTGGCCGTTGAACCGGATAGGGCTGCTCGACTAG
- a CDS encoding tyrosine recombinase XerC, protein MMENISDNIDAYIEYLTSLGKSKHTTVNYKIDLSHFKGYLSNQGITDVREIDTRAIRIFLSSILGVGEEKTTASRRLSAVRGFTAWLCWRGLIAEDPSLGLKGPKKSEALPRALSYEQIDKLLTEGPEEGSKSFRRDRLVLELMYGAGLRVSELIGLNWNMVELDERMLRVMGKGDKERLVPIGAPLKKLLEDWRDVTCVDGAAPVFLSAKGAERLTVRTVDRIVLRAAARVGLHGVTPHTLRHSCATHMLENGAPLHVVQEMLGHESIASTQRYLLITSEQIKKSYLEAHPRALEDGEL, encoded by the coding sequence ATGATGGAAAATATATCTGATAATATCGATGCTTATATTGAGTATTTGACATCACTGGGAAAATCTAAACATACAACGGTAAACTATAAGATAGACCTCTCGCATTTCAAAGGCTATCTTTCCAATCAGGGAATTACCGATGTGCGTGAAATAGATACGCGCGCGATACGGATTTTCTTAAGCAGTATACTTGGAGTAGGCGAGGAAAAGACCACCGCTTCAAGAAGGCTCTCGGCGGTACGCGGTTTTACGGCGTGGCTCTGCTGGCGCGGTTTGATCGCCGAAGACCCTTCGCTGGGGCTGAAGGGCCCCAAGAAGTCCGAGGCGCTGCCGCGCGCTCTTTCATATGAGCAGATCGACAAGCTGCTCACGGAGGGGCCGGAGGAGGGCTCGAAGAGCTTCCGGCGCGACAGGCTCGTGCTTGAGCTGATGTACGGGGCCGGGCTGCGCGTGTCGGAGCTGATCGGGCTCAACTGGAACATGGTGGAGCTTGACGAGCGGATGCTGCGCGTTATGGGCAAGGGCGACAAAGAACGCCTCGTGCCGATCGGCGCGCCGCTGAAGAAGCTGCTGGAAGATTGGCGCGACGTCACCTGCGTTGACGGTGCGGCCCCGGTATTTCTCTCCGCCAAGGGGGCCGAACGCCTTACGGTCCGCACCGTAGACCGTATAGTGCTGCGCGCCGCGGCACGCGTCGGGCTGCACGGAGTGACGCCGCATACGCTGCGCCACAGCTGCGCGACGCACATGCTGGAAAACGGAGCGCCGCTCCACGTCGTGCAGGAGATGCTCGGACACGAGAGCATCGCGTCGACGCAGAGATATCTGCTGATCACATCCGAGCAGATCAAAAAGAGTTATCTGGAGGCACACCCCAGAGCGCTGGAAGACGGAGAATTATAG